The Methanomethylovorans hollandica DSM 15978 genome includes a region encoding these proteins:
- a CDS encoding V4R domain-containing protein has translation MVRDLYMFSKSDEKAHVVWLRITYQSNMGTETNINSVLTEMGVKIRFSYLDNTEPNGQGKYVLFTETQEEPQIDTINERLRGIEGVNDIESGISRNRMIHTVDFPLNFLGERAVITRSRTFLDILRIIRENVIQPDGLLLLSGLKGGIGAAKYVKGIMPVDRNNCMAILRELFLASGWGKLEMDFDRDTCSGKFRVRDSFIADAYGHSDLPVCGYMSGFIAGYMTEMMGYNFQVREVSCKSMGHAVCEHLVSPAPEGVNLEHIMKEEIQ, from the coding sequence ATGGTACGGGATCTATACATGTTTTCCAAGAGCGACGAGAAGGCTCATGTGGTATGGCTCAGGATCACTTATCAAAGCAACATGGGGACTGAAACAAATATTAATTCAGTGCTTACTGAAATGGGAGTGAAAATCAGGTTTTCATACCTCGACAATACAGAACCGAACGGTCAGGGAAAGTATGTGCTCTTCACCGAAACTCAGGAAGAGCCACAAATAGATACCATCAATGAAAGGCTCCGGGGCATTGAAGGGGTAAATGATATTGAATCCGGTATATCCAGAAATCGTATGATACATACAGTGGATTTTCCCCTGAATTTCCTTGGGGAAAGAGCTGTGATCACAAGATCAAGGACTTTTCTGGATATACTAAGGATAATAAGAGAGAATGTGATCCAGCCTGACGGTTTGCTTCTGCTAAGCGGCCTTAAAGGAGGCATAGGTGCTGCAAAGTATGTAAAGGGTATAATGCCGGTAGACAGGAACAATTGTATGGCCATACTGAGAGAACTATTCCTTGCATCCGGCTGGGGAAAACTGGAAATGGATTTTGATAGAGATACCTGCAGCGGTAAGTTCAGAGTAAGGGATTCGTTCATTGCAGATGCATATGGTCACAGTGACCTTCCCGTATGTGGGTACATGAGCGGGTTCATTGCAGGTTACATGACCGAAATGATGGGGTACAATTTCCAGGTGCGTGAAGTTAGCTGCAAGAGCATGGGACATGCAGTATGCGAACATCTGGTATCACCGGCACCCGAAGGAGTTAACTTGGAACACATTATGAAAGAGGAGATCCAGTGA
- the metX gene encoding homoserine O-acetyltransferase MetX, which translates to MHRSVGITRIEHLTFDEPLSLESGARLSPVTIAYETYGRLNREKNNAILVCHAFSGNAHAAGYHVGEDRPGWWDAIIGPGKSLDTDDYFVICSNILGGCNGTTGPASIDPKTGERYDLSFPIITVGDIVNLQKRLIDHFGIQQLLAVVGGSMGGMQALQWSVSYPEMVRKVVAIATTARSTPQQIAFNEVGRQAIMSDPKWNKGEYSSGTIPENGLALARMIGHITYLSDASMHNKFGRNLQNKEAIGYDFSTEFQVQSYLHHQGESFTRRFDANSYLYITKAIDYFDLSVNGSLAEGFSKAGSAFLVISVTSDWLYPPYQSEEIVSALTANDIEVQYCEIRSNYGHDAFLLESGQLNYMILQFLDRLLVHDVMAASPTINGQSSINDAARIMIENGVNHLPVIGNDGQLAGIVTSWDIAKAVACGYQDLDQIISRHVFTATPEESIAKVAKLMEEKAISALPVVDEHNQLVGIVSSDSLSTLLGRCTQPKRA; encoded by the coding sequence ATGCACAGATCGGTCGGTATAACAAGAATAGAACACCTGACATTTGATGAGCCACTGTCCCTTGAAAGTGGTGCACGCCTTAGTCCTGTTACGATAGCCTATGAAACCTACGGCAGGCTAAACAGAGAGAAGAACAATGCGATCCTTGTCTGCCACGCTTTTTCCGGGAATGCTCATGCTGCGGGTTATCATGTGGGGGAGGACCGACCGGGGTGGTGGGATGCGATCATCGGTCCGGGTAAATCACTGGACACAGATGATTATTTTGTTATCTGTTCCAACATACTCGGAGGATGCAACGGCACAACAGGACCGGCATCCATTGACCCGAAAACCGGAGAAAGATACGATCTTTCTTTTCCCATAATCACTGTTGGGGACATAGTTAACCTGCAGAAACGTCTTATTGATCACTTTGGTATACAACAGCTTCTGGCTGTGGTGGGAGGATCAATGGGTGGCATGCAGGCTTTACAGTGGTCGGTCTCCTATCCGGAAATGGTACGCAAGGTTGTTGCAATAGCGACAACAGCCAGATCCACTCCCCAGCAGATAGCTTTCAATGAAGTAGGCAGGCAGGCCATTATGTCCGATCCCAAATGGAACAAAGGAGAATACTCCAGTGGTACTATCCCGGAAAACGGTCTGGCACTTGCGCGGATGATAGGGCATATTACCTACCTGTCGGATGCCTCAATGCACAACAAATTTGGCCGGAATCTGCAGAACAAAGAGGCAATAGGATATGATTTCTCCACTGAGTTCCAGGTTCAAAGTTATTTGCACCATCAGGGGGAATCATTTACCAGAAGGTTCGATGCGAATTCCTACCTGTATATCACAAAAGCCATAGATTATTTTGATCTTAGTGTTAATGGTTCTCTGGCTGAGGGATTTTCAAAAGCTGGATCTGCCTTTCTGGTGATCTCGGTGACTTCTGACTGGCTTTATCCGCCATATCAGTCAGAGGAAATCGTAAGTGCATTGACTGCTAACGATATTGAGGTGCAGTACTGTGAGATACGCTCTAACTATGGTCATGATGCTTTCCTGCTGGAGTCTGGACAGCTGAACTATATGATTCTCCAGTTCCTTGACAGGTTACTGGTCCACGATGTGATGGCGGCCAGTCCGACCATCAATGGGCAGTCTTCTATTAACGATGCCGCCAGGATAATGATAGAGAATGGAGTGAACCATCTGCCTGTTATAGGAAACGACGGCCAGCTTGCAGGCATTGTCACCTCCTGGGACATAGCCAAGGCTGTGGCCTGCGGATATCAGGACCTTGATCAGATCATCTCCCGTCATGTATTTACTGCAACTCCTGAAGAATCCATTGCCAAAGTTGCCAAGCTGATGGAAGAAAAAGCCATTTCAGCTCTTCCTGTAGTTGATGAACACAATCAGCTGGTAGGAATTGTTTCAAGTGATAGCCTAAGCACATTGCTGGGACGATGCACACAGCCAAAGAGAGCATAA
- a CDS encoding O-acetylhomoserine aminocarboxypropyltransferase/cysteine synthase family protein gives MTTQNYRLGTLALHAGQKPDPTTGARAVPIYQTTSYVFRDSDHAADLFALKELGNIYTRIMNPTTDVLEKRIAAIEGGTGALAVASGSAAITYALLAITQPGDEIVSGNNLYGGTYELLNYTFPKLGRKAVFVDSADPDAFRKAVNARTRAIYIESVGNPKLDIPDFQVIADIAHAAGVPLVVDNTTAVGLVRPIEHGADIVVHSATKFIGGHGTSIGGSIVDSGKFAWNNGKFPELTEPDPSYHGLKYWDTFSDFPGLGNVAFIFKVRLQLLRDTGAAISPFNSFLLIQGLETLHLRIPRHSENASRVAEYLSVHPKVSWVNYPGLPNHPSHELASRYLKGGYGALMGFGVKGGAEAGKRFIDQLKLFSHLANIGDSKSLVIHPATTTHQQLTPEEQMATGVTPDYIRLSIGIEDIADIIADLEQALEKV, from the coding sequence ATGACAACACAAAATTACAGATTAGGAACACTTGCACTGCATGCCGGACAGAAACCGGACCCGACAACAGGAGCACGTGCTGTACCCATATATCAGACAACATCTTATGTTTTCCGTGACAGCGATCACGCTGCTGATCTTTTCGCTCTCAAGGAACTTGGAAACATATATACCAGGATCATGAACCCGACAACGGATGTGCTGGAGAAGCGCATAGCTGCCATCGAAGGTGGCACAGGTGCACTTGCCGTTGCATCCGGCTCAGCGGCTATAACCTATGCCCTGTTAGCTATTACACAGCCAGGTGATGAGATCGTATCCGGTAACAATCTTTACGGGGGGACATACGAACTGCTCAACTACACTTTCCCAAAGCTGGGCAGGAAAGCTGTTTTTGTGGATTCCGCTGACCCCGATGCTTTCAGGAAGGCCGTCAACGCAAGGACACGAGCCATCTACATTGAATCTGTAGGTAATCCCAAACTGGATATTCCCGATTTCCAGGTAATTGCAGATATTGCTCATGCGGCCGGAGTGCCACTTGTTGTGGATAATACGACTGCTGTAGGACTTGTGCGGCCCATTGAGCATGGAGCAGACATTGTTGTACACTCTGCTACAAAGTTCATAGGAGGACACGGGACTTCCATCGGTGGTTCGATCGTGGATTCCGGCAAGTTTGCCTGGAACAACGGCAAATTCCCGGAACTAACGGAACCTGATCCCAGTTATCATGGTCTTAAGTACTGGGACACCTTCTCCGACTTCCCGGGACTTGGTAACGTAGCGTTCATATTCAAAGTAAGGCTGCAGCTGCTCAGGGATACAGGTGCTGCCATCTCTCCATTCAATTCTTTCCTGTTAATACAGGGGCTTGAGACATTGCATCTGAGGATACCAAGGCACTCAGAGAATGCCTCTAGGGTGGCGGAGTATCTATCCGTGCATCCCAAGGTATCATGGGTGAACTATCCGGGTTTACCGAACCATCCAAGCCATGAGCTTGCATCCAGGTATCTCAAAGGAGGCTATGGTGCACTCATGGGATTTGGTGTAAAGGGTGGTGCAGAAGCTGGAAAACGTTTCATCGACCAGCTTAAGCTGTTCTCACATCTTGCTAACATTGGTGATTCTAAGAGCCTTGTCATCCACCCGGCTACCACCACGCACCAGCAGCTGACACCGGAAGAACAGATGGCTACAGGCGTTACGCCGGATTATATACGTCTCTCCATAGGTATCGAGGACATTGCAGATATCATCGCAGACCTTGAGCAGGCCCTTGAAAAGGTGTGA
- a CDS encoding DUF5654 family protein has translation MKQEVIDQLAALITAAFGLIAALAWNDAIKSLFAEGGALYFLAASGIWAYAVFVTILAVLMTLWIGGLTEKSKKE, from the coding sequence TTGAAACAAGAAGTAATTGATCAATTAGCTGCTCTTATAACTGCAGCGTTTGGGCTGATAGCTGCTCTGGCATGGAACGATGCTATAAAGTCATTGTTCGCAGAGGGAGGAGCACTTTATTTCCTTGCTGCATCGGGTATATGGGCATATGCAGTTTTTGTAACTATCCTTGCAGTCTTAATGACCTTGTGGATAGGAGGACTTACAGAAAAGTCAAAAAAAGAATGA
- a CDS encoding amylo-alpha-1,6-glucosidase, whose product MQRSEENIFSAGRDNRSELCQKEWLVTNGLGGYASSTLSFMNTRKYHGLLVASMEPPVDRMVLLSALDEEILINNVAQELACHRYSDAVHPQGFKYIKIFTEKPVPSWEYDVDGIQINKTLFMEHGKNKAFFGYNIHVPPEKASCTMRIHPLVNMRDFHGLTQRHDGISQSTLRHGTSLKTYTPEGSKIELHLTSNAAYIPYVDWYYNFEYPLEMKRGYDFREDCFHPGYFEVELAQGNNEIFIVASAEKINDISLSSVRKAYETEKKRIAMICQKPGFTEVLPLKLTLAADKFVVMRHSTGKHSIIAGYPWFADWGRDTMISLPGLTLVTGRYDIAASILSTFAKNCREGLIPNKFPDRSTDSYAYNTVDASLWFINALWKYLEYTNDIQTVAKMWNTVEDLIRYYSRGTKFGIKTDTDHLLCHDGQLTWMDAKVDDVEITPRKGKACEINALWYNALVIASKVAARLGKDDTDLAEMAEKVSENFEPAFWNEEQGCLYDYIGYDPQGIEYKDSALRPNQILAVSLPHCMLDAGKEKSIVRKVQQHLLTSRGLRTLAPYETAYVGKYEGGLLQRDMAYHNGTVWPWLMGPFVSAYCRTRGHSLRSRMYAKELLDGFIPHLAEAGIGSISEICDGDEPHLPGGCVAQAWSVAEILRAYSEDVLLKKMRR is encoded by the coding sequence ATGCAAAGATCTGAAGAGAACATATTCTCTGCCGGGAGGGACAATAGAAGTGAATTATGCCAGAAAGAATGGCTGGTGACTAACGGGTTGGGAGGATATGCCTCTTCTACTCTGTCTTTTATGAACACCAGAAAATATCACGGATTATTAGTAGCATCTATGGAGCCTCCGGTCGACAGGATGGTGCTTTTGTCAGCCCTTGATGAAGAGATACTTATCAATAACGTTGCACAAGAACTTGCCTGCCATAGATACTCTGATGCTGTCCATCCGCAGGGCTTCAAATATATCAAGATATTCACTGAGAAACCTGTACCATCATGGGAATACGATGTGGATGGTATACAGATAAATAAGACATTGTTCATGGAACATGGAAAGAACAAGGCATTCTTCGGGTATAACATTCATGTGCCTCCCGAAAAAGCAAGCTGTACAATGCGCATTCATCCCCTTGTGAACATGAGGGATTTTCATGGATTGACACAAAGGCATGACGGAATATCGCAGAGCACATTACGACATGGCACATCGCTGAAGACCTATACTCCAGAAGGCAGCAAGATAGAACTGCATCTTACCTCGAATGCTGCTTACATTCCTTATGTTGACTGGTACTACAACTTTGAATATCCTCTTGAAATGAAAAGAGGTTATGATTTCCGTGAGGACTGTTTCCATCCAGGCTACTTTGAAGTGGAACTGGCTCAGGGAAACAATGAGATCTTTATAGTCGCATCTGCTGAAAAGATTAATGACATCTCTTTATCTTCCGTACGCAAGGCGTATGAAACTGAAAAGAAACGCATTGCAATGATCTGCCAGAAACCGGGTTTCACAGAAGTGCTCCCTCTTAAACTTACATTAGCTGCCGACAAGTTCGTTGTCATGCGCCATTCAACTGGAAAGCATTCGATAATAGCAGGCTATCCATGGTTTGCAGACTGGGGAAGAGATACTATGATCTCATTGCCCGGCCTTACACTTGTAACAGGCAGATATGATATAGCTGCAAGTATACTCTCCACTTTTGCAAAGAATTGCAGGGAAGGGCTTATACCTAACAAATTCCCTGACCGCAGTACCGATAGCTATGCATATAACACTGTGGATGCTTCTCTGTGGTTCATCAATGCATTATGGAAATATCTGGAGTATACCAATGACATACAAACCGTGGCAAAGATGTGGAATACGGTGGAAGACCTCATTCGCTACTATTCCAGAGGAACGAAGTTCGGTATAAAAACTGATACCGATCATCTGCTTTGCCATGATGGTCAACTGACATGGATGGATGCAAAAGTCGATGATGTTGAGATCACGCCGCGTAAAGGCAAAGCATGCGAGATCAATGCATTGTGGTACAATGCACTGGTCATTGCCTCAAAGGTGGCTGCACGGCTTGGCAAAGATGATACTGATCTTGCAGAAATGGCGGAAAAAGTAAGTGAGAATTTTGAACCAGCCTTCTGGAATGAAGAACAGGGATGTCTTTATGATTATATTGGTTACGATCCACAAGGAATTGAATATAAAGATAGTGCATTAAGACCTAATCAGATATTAGCAGTATCACTGCCCCATTGCATGCTCGATGCTGGAAAGGAAAAGAGCATTGTAAGAAAAGTGCAGCAGCATTTGCTGACTTCCAGAGGCTTAAGGACACTGGCTCCCTATGAAACTGCCTATGTTGGGAAATATGAAGGTGGCCTGCTTCAGAGAGATATGGCCTATCATAATGGGACCGTATGGCCCTGGCTCATGGGACCTTTTGTGTCAGCCTACTGCAGAACAAGAGGACACTCCTTAAGGAGCAGGATGTATGCTAAAGAACTGCTGGACGGTTTCATACCCCATCTGGCAGAAGCGGGCATTGGTAGTATCTCAGAGATATGCGATGGTGATGAGCCCCATCTGCCCGGTGGATGTGTGGCTCAGGCCTGGAGCGTGGCCGAGATCCTGCGTGCATATTCTGAGGATGTGCTACTTAAAAAAATGAGGAGATGA
- a CDS encoding argininosuccinate synthase: MSKKVVLAYSGGLDTSVCIPILKEEYGYDKVITVSVDVGQPRQEVLEAEQKAKKISDGHYTIDAREEFVKDYIFPLIKANGDYEGYVMGTSVARPLIARKVVEVAEKEGAVALAHGCTGKGNDQLRFEAVFRLTSLDVVAPMRDMNLTREWEIDYAKQHGIPVAVTSAKPWSIDENIWSRSIEGGKLEDPAFIPPEEIYQWTVSPEKAPEAQTVVIGFEKGVPVSLDGRNLGGVELIEQLNKIAGSHGVGRTDMIEDRVLGLKARENYEHPAATVLLTAHRDLEKLVLTRLELKFKKSVDEQWSELAYSGLVDEPLYQDLNAFIDKTQERVTGTVTLKLYKGSVTPLARTSPYALYSEDLVSFDTSSIDQKDAEGFAKYHGFQARLYKRVVEK, encoded by the coding sequence ATGTCAAAGAAAGTAGTGCTCGCTTATTCAGGGGGACTGGATACTTCCGTATGCATCCCCATACTCAAGGAAGAATACGGTTACGATAAGGTCATTACAGTGTCCGTGGATGTCGGGCAGCCCAGGCAGGAAGTACTGGAAGCTGAACAAAAGGCAAAGAAGATCAGTGACGGACACTATACCATCGATGCCAGGGAAGAGTTTGTGAAGGATTACATCTTCCCTCTGATCAAGGCTAATGGTGACTATGAGGGTTATGTGATGGGCACTTCCGTGGCCCGTCCGCTCATTGCCAGGAAGGTCGTGGAAGTTGCAGAGAAAGAGGGTGCAGTGGCACTTGCTCATGGCTGTACAGGTAAGGGTAACGACCAGTTAAGGTTCGAGGCTGTTTTCAGGCTCACCAGTCTGGATGTTGTGGCACCCATGAGGGATATGAACCTCACCCGTGAGTGGGAGATCGACTATGCAAAGCAGCACGGTATCCCCGTAGCAGTCACCAGTGCCAAGCCTTGGAGCATTGATGAGAACATCTGGAGTCGCAGCATCGAGGGTGGTAAGCTGGAAGATCCGGCTTTCATCCCTCCTGAGGAAATATATCAGTGGACAGTATCCCCAGAGAAGGCACCTGAAGCTCAGACCGTTGTGATCGGCTTTGAGAAGGGTGTACCAGTGTCCCTGGACGGCAGGAACCTTGGTGGTGTGGAGCTTATAGAGCAGCTTAACAAAATCGCTGGTTCCCATGGCGTGGGCCGTACTGATATGATCGAGGACCGTGTGCTGGGACTTAAGGCCAGGGAAAATTATGAACACCCTGCTGCTACTGTATTGCTCACAGCCCACAGGGATCTGGAGAAACTGGTGCTTACAAGGCTTGAGCTGAAGTTCAAGAAGAGCGTGGATGAGCAGTGGTCCGAGCTTGCCTATTCCGGTCTTGTGGACGAACCCTTGTACCAAGACCTGAACGCTTTCATCGACAAGACCCAGGAACGTGTTACAGGTACTGTCACCCTGAAGCTCTATAAGGGCAGTGTCACACCCCTGGCACGTACATCGCCATATGCTCTGTACTCCGAGGATCTCGTATCCTTCGACACGTCTTCCATCGATCAGAAGGATGCCGAAGGCTTCGCCAAGTATCACGGTTTCCAGGCACGATTGTATAAACGGGTTGTTGAGAAGTAA
- a CDS encoding glycoside hydrolase family 15 protein: MIRQPNVILGNDKVLITMGKKGELLGFFYPRRDYAQHVEESLACLQVDNKLMWTNNIEWYSTQHYLDDTNIVITELVHGTGIKVTIRDFTHQKASVMVRKYTISTERDINGTFFYYSNLCVGEMHKKNSAFCDTDARLLVQYWQNNYIGIMAYPPFQEWQVGKAMDTIWWTNARYDMEDGRLQNNKEDIGYLNTVVGWDLNLKAGQHKEITVFIGASQKRTMLYKMMLELMQEPVDNMLEDSKEDRIRWLSKKNIVKLSVLDDIPETKQQIREAFNRSLLTLDLLNDPIHGSFVAAPEFDHDFEMCGGYGYCWNRDVSEVAIALLNAGYPEYCDMFFRWCKRTQLSDGSWFQRYWLDGNTGPSWGNFSHSTQIDETGATLHAMYTYYLTLKGIQRAEFLESIWTTVLTGAEYLMKRTLNGLHEPCLDIWETYEGVFAYTCAAAYAGLKDAAHIARAYSEPGLASRWLERAELVKNKTIEEMWLKEGHFAKCLADGKLDPTADASMIGTFIPFNMLSPADPQEREMILSMIRIIESRLSVHVNGHHGIKRYENDRYIEGNPWIVTTLWLSKAMLSLANSLRSEPGTENEISKLIHDSVNYIKWALKGSTSTGMLPEQVDKNKGHPAWAIPLGWSCALMIDNILLLERFSEEISDAKI, translated from the coding sequence GTGATCAGGCAACCTAATGTGATACTGGGTAATGACAAGGTGCTTATCACCATGGGCAAAAAAGGCGAACTGTTGGGGTTTTTTTACCCCCGCAGGGACTATGCCCAACATGTGGAAGAGTCGCTTGCCTGCCTGCAGGTGGACAACAAGCTGATGTGGACCAATAATATTGAATGGTACTCCACACAACATTATCTTGATGATACTAATATAGTCATTACTGAGCTTGTGCACGGAACTGGTATAAAGGTAACTATCCGGGATTTCACACATCAAAAAGCATCTGTGATGGTGCGTAAATATACCATCAGCACTGAGAGGGATATCAATGGCACATTCTTTTATTATTCCAACCTCTGTGTAGGCGAGATGCACAAGAAGAACTCTGCTTTCTGTGATACTGATGCACGGCTGCTTGTGCAGTACTGGCAGAATAACTATATCGGTATAATGGCATACCCGCCTTTCCAGGAATGGCAGGTAGGCAAGGCAATGGACACCATATGGTGGACCAATGCACGTTATGACATGGAAGACGGCAGACTGCAGAACAACAAGGAAGATATTGGTTATCTGAACACGGTCGTCGGATGGGACCTTAATCTTAAAGCTGGCCAACACAAGGAGATAACCGTGTTCATAGGAGCTTCTCAGAAAAGGACAATGTTATACAAGATGATGTTGGAATTAATGCAGGAGCCCGTGGATAACATGCTTGAGGATTCCAAGGAGGACCGGATACGGTGGCTTTCAAAAAAGAATATAGTAAAACTATCCGTGCTGGACGATATACCCGAAACAAAACAACAGATCAGGGAGGCTTTCAACCGCTCTCTGCTCACCCTTGACCTGCTCAATGATCCTATACACGGTTCTTTTGTGGCTGCACCTGAGTTCGACCATGATTTTGAGATGTGCGGAGGTTATGGGTACTGCTGGAACAGGGATGTTTCGGAAGTAGCAATAGCCCTGCTCAATGCAGGGTATCCCGAATACTGTGACATGTTCTTCCGTTGGTGTAAACGCACACAGCTTTCCGATGGCTCCTGGTTCCAGAGATACTGGCTTGATGGTAACACGGGTCCTTCATGGGGAAACTTCTCCCATTCCACCCAGATAGATGAGACTGGGGCTACACTGCATGCCATGTACACATACTATCTTACCTTAAAGGGTATCCAAAGAGCCGAGTTTCTGGAAAGTATCTGGACCACTGTCCTCACAGGTGCTGAGTACCTGATGAAGCGCACACTGAATGGGCTGCATGAACCCTGTTTGGATATATGGGAAACTTATGAAGGGGTATTCGCTTATACATGCGCTGCGGCATATGCTGGCCTAAAAGACGCTGCTCACATAGCACGAGCTTACAGTGAACCAGGTCTTGCATCTCGGTGGCTTGAAAGAGCCGAGCTTGTAAAGAACAAGACCATTGAAGAAATGTGGCTTAAAGAAGGCCATTTCGCAAAATGCCTTGCAGATGGAAAATTGGATCCTACGGCGGATGCGAGTATGATCGGTACTTTTATACCATTCAATATGCTTTCACCTGCTGATCCACAAGAAAGGGAAATGATCCTCTCAATGATCAGGATCATAGAAAGCAGGCTTAGTGTGCATGTTAACGGGCATCATGGCATAAAAAGATATGAGAACGACAGGTACATTGAAGGCAATCCATGGATAGTTACCACATTGTGGTTATCCAAGGCAATGCTCAGCCTTGCAAACTCACTGCGCAGCGAACCTGGTACTGAGAACGAGATCTCAAAACTTATACATGATTCCGTGAACTATATCAAATGGGCACTCAAAGGATCTACCAGCACAGGTATGCTCCCTGAGCAGGTGGACAAAAATAAGGGCCATCCTGCCTGGGCCATACCCCTGGGCTGGAGCTGTGCTCTGATGATAGACAACATACTTCTTCTTGAAAGATTCTCGGAGGAAATAAGTGATGCAAAGATCTGA
- a CDS encoding PAS domain S-box protein, with the protein MDNLKPRFTVLVVDDEPVNVELLEAYLHSEHDVITAFNGFEAIDNAHNKKPDLILLDIMMPDINGFEVCKILKSSKDTAHIPIIMVTALSNRDERARAIEVGTDDFLSKPVDRLTLKTRVNSLLRLKSLQDEILRERDQAQNYLDVAGVMFLVLDNEKHVKLINKKGCQIIGYTEEEVIGKNWVNHFIPAYLRDEVDKLHSDLITSSVSGNNLVENSCLTSMGTERIIRWNNVALRDTDGNVIGTLSSGEDITEAKKAELLINIQKIAMDAATDGLSILNERSEMVYINEAHARMYGYDSPSELLGKTWDILYDPVDLEIFKTRYMPELLQKGKWTGENRGRKKDGTFFFQEVSLTGLDNGRNVCIVRDITSRKEAENRLQEYARNLKRSNELKDLFIDIMSHDILNPAGVARGFTEILQCIETDKAKLHKLSIVEKSISKILDTITSAANLARLESVEEVEFIELDLNSMILEAIDAYKYEILASGLQIEYQESGPYYARANPMISGVITNLLSNALKYGSKGGKILIRVEDFNKEWKVILTDFGDGISDTDKNSVFQRFKRLNVGDIQGHGLGLAIVKRTVDLHGGRVGVEDNPDATGTQFWFTVKKSLADPV; encoded by the coding sequence ATGGACAATCTCAAACCCCGGTTCACTGTACTTGTTGTAGATGATGAACCCGTAAACGTAGAACTTCTGGAAGCTTATTTACATTCAGAACATGACGTGATCACTGCTTTCAACGGGTTTGAAGCAATCGACAATGCGCATAATAAAAAACCTGATCTGATACTTCTTGATATAATGATGCCTGATATCAATGGATTTGAAGTATGCAAGATACTCAAAAGTTCTAAAGATACTGCTCACATTCCAATCATAATGGTCACTGCACTCTCCAACCGTGACGAGCGTGCACGTGCAATAGAAGTCGGTACAGATGACTTCTTGTCAAAGCCAGTTGATAGGCTGACCCTAAAGACCCGGGTCAACTCACTATTGCGACTTAAATCACTTCAGGACGAGATCCTCAGAGAAAGAGACCAGGCACAGAACTATCTGGATGTTGCAGGTGTGATGTTCCTTGTGCTGGACAATGAAAAGCATGTAAAGCTTATTAATAAGAAAGGGTGCCAAATAATCGGGTATACTGAAGAAGAGGTCATTGGAAAGAACTGGGTAAATCATTTCATACCGGCATACTTAAGGGATGAGGTCGATAAACTCCATTCTGATCTCATTACATCTTCTGTTTCCGGTAATAATCTTGTAGAGAACTCATGTCTCACGAGTATGGGAACAGAGAGGATCATCAGATGGAACAATGTGGCTCTCAGGGATACTGATGGTAATGTTATCGGTACGCTCAGTTCCGGTGAGGACATCACTGAAGCAAAGAAAGCAGAGTTACTTATAAACATCCAGAAGATAGCAATGGATGCAGCCACAGATGGTCTGTCTATCCTCAATGAAAGGTCAGAGATGGTCTATATCAATGAAGCACATGCAAGAATGTACGGATATGATTCTCCTTCTGAACTTCTGGGTAAAACATGGGATATACTGTACGATCCTGTTGACCTTGAGATATTTAAAACACGATACATGCCGGAATTGTTGCAAAAGGGCAAGTGGACAGGAGAGAACAGAGGAAGGAAAAAGGATGGTACATTCTTCTTCCAGGAAGTATCCCTTACAGGCCTTGACAATGGGAGAAATGTGTGCATAGTACGGGACATAACATCCCGTAAGGAAGCAGAGAACAGATTGCAGGAATATGCACGCAATCTTAAGCGTTCTAATGAACTGAAGGACCTTTTTATTGATATCATGAGCCATGATATCCTCAATCCGGCAGGTGTGGCCAGGGGTTTTACAGAGATACTTCAATGTATAGAAACAGATAAAGCTAAACTTCACAAACTTAGTATCGTTGAGAAGAGCATTTCCAAGATACTGGATACTATAACCAGCGCTGCAAACCTCGCAAGGCTTGAAAGTGTTGAAGAGGTCGAATTCATAGAACTTGACCTCAATTCAATGATCCTTGAAGCTATTGATGCTTATAAATATGAAATACTCGCATCTGGATTACAAATAGAATATCAGGAAAGTGGCCCTTATTACGCACGGGCCAATCCCATGATAAGTGGTGTGATAACAAATCTCCTTTCTAATGCCTTGAAATACGGTTCCAAAGGCGGCAAGATCCTAATAAGGGTCGAAGATTTCAATAAAGAATGGAAAGTGATACTCACTGACTTTGGAGATGGGATATCAGACACTGATAAAAATTCTGTGTTCCAGCGATTCAAGAGGCTAAACGTAGGTGACATTCAGGGACATGGGCTTGGGCTTGCTATTGTGAAGAGAACTGTAGATCTGCATGGAGGCAGGGTTGGTGTAGAGGACAACCCTGATGCTACAGGTACTCAGTTCTGGTTCACAGTTAAGAAAAGTCTGGCAGACCCTGTTTAA